A single Chlamydia suis DNA region contains:
- a CDS encoding ABC transporter permease gives MSQSSSFRSWHYIRTNKMLLLGCMVLTILVLAAAFLPCLYPDYERTAPDYALQAPSTLFPFGTDNLGRCMLARTLQGIRLSLLIAVSATIIDVCFGLLWATIALACGKKVANFMSRVTEILFSVPRIPVIILLLVIFNHGILPLILAMTITGWIPIARIIYGQFLLLENKEFVLSARALQASTFHILRKHLLPNTLGPIISTLIFTIPNAVYTEAFISFLGLGIQPPYASLGTLVKEGIHSLDYHPWLFFVPSFFMVIVSVSFNCIGEGLRTNLLEENTFV, from the coding sequence ATGTCTCAATCTAGCTCGTTCCGTAGTTGGCATTATATCCGCACGAATAAAATGTTGCTGCTAGGCTGCATGGTTTTAACTATTTTAGTTTTGGCCGCCGCATTTCTTCCCTGCCTCTATCCTGACTATGAACGGACTGCTCCTGACTACGCTCTGCAGGCTCCGAGTACATTATTTCCCTTTGGAACAGACAATTTAGGGCGCTGCATGCTAGCTCGAACTCTTCAAGGAATTCGCCTTTCTTTATTGATAGCTGTGTCCGCCACCATTATCGATGTGTGTTTTGGATTGCTGTGGGCCACTATAGCCCTCGCCTGTGGAAAAAAGGTTGCTAATTTTATGAGCCGAGTGACTGAAATCCTGTTTTCTGTCCCAAGGATTCCTGTGATCATTCTTTTATTAGTGATCTTCAATCATGGCATTCTTCCACTCATTTTAGCCATGACAATCACTGGCTGGATCCCTATAGCTCGTATTATTTATGGCCAATTTTTACTATTAGAAAACAAAGAGTTTGTTCTATCTGCACGCGCCTTACAGGCGTCTACTTTTCATATTTTAAGAAAGCATTTACTTCCAAATACTCTAGGCCCAATCATTTCTACTTTAATTTTTACCATCCCCAATGCGGTATACACAGAAGCCTTTATCAGTTTTTTAGGACTAGGAATCCAACCCCCTTATGCTAGCCTAGGAACCCTTGTAAAAGAAGGCATTCATTCTTTAGACTATCATCCTTGGCTGTTCTTTGTGCCTTCATTTTTCATGGTTATTGTTTCTGTAAGTTTTAACTGTATTGGGGAAGGGCTACGAACAAACTTGTTAGAGGAAAATACGTTTGTCTAA
- a CDS encoding ABC transporter ATP-binding protein → MSKLVTIKNLSLSIRQQTILKNIHLELHRGECLTVVGASGSGKTSLALTILGLLSPNSPEAITFHLPPKTPRAKAVQMIWQDVYSSLNPMMTVQEIIAEPLYIMGGLSKSQQQEEIAHALRLVNLPKSFLSLRPNKLSGGQRQRVAIAKALVCKPELIICDEPLSALDTMNQGLILDLFQTIKEQYNNAFLFITHDMSAAYTLADKIAVMDRGSLVESAPKQKIFSSPEHIKTRELLDAIPSFTFAF, encoded by the coding sequence ATGTCTAAGCTCGTCACAATTAAAAACCTCTCTCTCTCTATTCGACAACAGACGATTCTAAAAAACATCCACCTAGAACTGCATCGCGGAGAATGCCTAACGGTTGTCGGAGCAAGTGGATCTGGAAAAACCTCTCTAGCCTTAACAATTCTAGGGCTCTTATCCCCGAATTCCCCAGAAGCTATAACCTTTCACCTCCCGCCAAAAACTCCAAGAGCTAAAGCTGTCCAAATGATCTGGCAAGATGTGTATAGCAGCTTGAATCCTATGATGACTGTTCAAGAAATTATCGCAGAACCTCTATACATCATGGGAGGACTCTCTAAAAGCCAACAACAAGAAGAAATTGCTCATGCGCTAAGACTAGTCAATCTTCCTAAATCTTTTTTATCTCTACGCCCTAATAAATTAAGTGGTGGCCAACGTCAACGCGTGGCAATAGCGAAAGCTTTGGTTTGCAAACCCGAACTCATTATCTGTGACGAACCTTTATCCGCTTTAGATACTATGAATCAAGGTCTTATTCTTGATTTATTCCAAACAATAAAGGAGCAATACAATAATGCTTTTTTGTTCATCACCCACGATATGTCCGCCGCCTACACTTTAGCAGACAAAATTGCTGTTATGGACCGCGGATCTCTAGTAGAAAGTGCTCCCAAACAAAAAATTTTTTCCTCTCCAGAACATATAAAAACTCGAGAGCTTCTTGATGCTATTCCGTCATTTACTTTCGCTTTTTGA
- the tsaD gene encoding tRNA (adenosine(37)-N6)-threonylcarbamoyltransferase complex transferase subunit TsaD: MLTLGLESSCDETSCALVKDGKILANRVASQDIHAFYGGVIPELASRSHLQVFPKLLTAAVQDVGISLEDVELIAVANTPGLIGALSVGVNFAKGLSSGLKKPLIGVNHVEAHLYAACMETSSIRFPALGLAVSGAHTSLFLMPNATTFLLIGKTRDDAIGETFDKVARFLGLPYPGGQKLEELAQKGDAEAFPFSPAKVPGNDLSFSGLKTAVLYALKGNNSSAKPPFPEISEAQKQNIAASFQKAAFMTIAQKLPNIVKAFSCKSLIVGGGVANNRFFRSLLNQTCSLPTYFPSSQLCSDNAAMIAGLGERLFCCQTHTSKEVIPCARYQWESACFSH; the protein is encoded by the coding sequence ATGTTGACTCTAGGCCTAGAAAGCTCTTGTGATGAAACCTCCTGCGCTCTCGTCAAAGATGGGAAAATTCTTGCCAACCGGGTAGCGTCTCAGGATATTCATGCGTTTTATGGAGGTGTAATCCCCGAGTTAGCTTCCCGCTCACATCTACAAGTTTTTCCTAAACTTTTGACCGCAGCGGTTCAAGATGTCGGAATCTCCCTAGAAGACGTTGAATTAATCGCTGTGGCCAATACTCCTGGCCTTATCGGCGCCCTGTCTGTTGGCGTCAATTTTGCAAAAGGGCTCTCTAGCGGATTAAAGAAGCCCCTTATAGGCGTTAATCATGTAGAAGCCCATTTATATGCAGCCTGCATGGAAACCTCGTCTATTCGCTTCCCAGCTTTAGGTCTTGCCGTTTCAGGAGCACACACCTCTTTATTTTTGATGCCCAACGCAACAACCTTTCTCCTAATAGGCAAGACTCGAGATGATGCTATCGGAGAAACATTTGATAAAGTGGCTCGTTTTCTTGGTCTCCCCTATCCTGGAGGACAAAAGTTAGAAGAATTAGCTCAAAAAGGTGATGCCGAAGCATTTCCTTTTTCACCAGCTAAAGTTCCTGGAAACGATCTCTCTTTCAGCGGGTTGAAGACAGCTGTATTATATGCTCTGAAGGGCAACAATAGCTCCGCCAAACCTCCGTTTCCGGAGATCTCTGAGGCTCAAAAACAAAACATTGCTGCATCTTTTCAAAAAGCAGCTTTTATGACGATTGCTCAAAAACTTCCTAATATTGTAAAAGCGTTTTCTTGCAAGTCTTTGATTGTTGGTGGGGGCGTAGCAAATAATCGCTTCTTCCGCAGCTTGCTGAATCAAACGTGCTCTTTGCCTACGTATTTCCCTTCTTCGCAGTTGTGCTCTGACAATGCTGCCATGATAGCGGGATTAGGAGAAAGATTATTTTGCTGCCAAACACATACTTCTAAAGAGGTTATTCCATGCGCAAGATATCAGTGGGAATCTGCTTGCTTCTCGCACTAG
- a CDS encoding peptide ABC transporter substrate-binding protein: protein MRKISVGICLLLALATAGCSNSSRKTNPSAHNQTISVSIKDDPRTLDPREVRLLSDINLIHHLYEGLVQETPSGEVFPALAESFFLSEDKKTYTFHLKKAHWSNGDPVTAHDFVRSWNDILQNRIASIYSFAFLPIDLSDGPGFLAKDDRTLVIHLHTPTPHFLKLLTLPAFYPVHCEHQMRSEAKALPISTGAFCLKEKKDRQWLKLEKNPYYYNKEQVAIQEIRIHVIPDPQTASALFNQGKLDWQGLPWGHSIPQEALAMANKRRAPQSFDISGTSWLTFNTSKAPFCHPKIRQALSLVLNKEALASPTFVKPAKHLLPNHLHSYPEQPSYKQQEAIALAKTLLQEALAELNMTVKDLEKCPLIFSATSTVNSQIAQMMRDQWRRTLGIMFPICGKEYALLQNDLNTNAFFMSIGGWFADFSDPLAFLSVFSSKGVKPYALEDPQFDQLILSIETERDPLKRDALISEASLYLEKQNVIEPLYHDVFHYTANNKLSFVRLHPSGVVDMRYAKNF, encoded by the coding sequence ATGCGCAAGATATCAGTGGGAATCTGCTTGCTTCTCGCACTAGCGACAGCTGGCTGCTCTAACTCCTCACGCAAAACGAATCCCTCTGCCCATAATCAGACAATATCTGTAAGCATAAAGGATGATCCTCGTACACTTGATCCTCGAGAAGTACGTCTTCTTTCCGATATCAACCTAATTCACCACCTTTATGAAGGGCTTGTTCAGGAGACTCCTTCCGGAGAAGTCTTCCCTGCTTTAGCAGAAAGTTTTTTCTTATCAGAAGATAAAAAAACGTATACTTTTCATTTAAAAAAAGCTCATTGGAGTAACGGAGACCCTGTTACGGCCCACGATTTTGTGCGGTCATGGAATGACATCTTACAGAACCGCATTGCAAGTATTTACTCCTTTGCTTTTTTGCCCATCGATCTAAGTGATGGCCCGGGATTTTTAGCTAAAGATGATCGCACTCTTGTTATTCATTTGCATACCCCAACTCCCCACTTTCTGAAACTGCTTACCCTCCCGGCGTTTTATCCCGTACATTGTGAGCACCAAATGCGGAGCGAAGCAAAAGCTTTGCCCATATCTACAGGAGCCTTTTGCTTAAAAGAAAAAAAGGATCGTCAATGGCTTAAATTGGAAAAAAATCCTTACTATTATAATAAGGAGCAAGTAGCCATCCAGGAAATCCGCATACATGTAATTCCTGATCCACAGACAGCTTCAGCCTTATTCAATCAAGGAAAATTGGACTGGCAAGGCCTGCCTTGGGGGCATAGCATTCCCCAAGAAGCTTTAGCAATGGCAAATAAGCGCCGCGCTCCGCAATCATTTGATATATCCGGCACCTCTTGGCTTACGTTTAACACTTCCAAAGCCCCTTTTTGCCACCCCAAAATAAGACAGGCTTTAAGTCTTGTCTTAAACAAAGAAGCTCTCGCTTCTCCAACCTTTGTCAAGCCTGCAAAACATTTGCTACCTAACCATCTACACTCTTATCCAGAGCAACCTTCTTATAAGCAGCAAGAAGCCATTGCCTTGGCTAAAACTCTGTTACAAGAGGCTTTAGCGGAACTGAATATGACTGTAAAAGATTTAGAAAAATGCCCACTGATCTTTTCAGCAACATCTACTGTAAACTCACAAATAGCTCAAATGATGCGTGATCAGTGGCGAAGAACTTTGGGAATTATGTTTCCTATTTGTGGGAAAGAGTATGCTCTATTACAAAATGATTTAAATACTAACGCCTTCTTTATGTCTATAGGCGGCTGGTTTGCAGATTTTTCCGATCCGCTAGCCTTTTTATCCGTCTTTTCCTCTAAAGGGGTTAAGCCTTATGCCTTAGAAGACCCTCAGTTCGATCAACTCATTCTGTCTATAGAAACAGAGAGAGATCCTCTAAAACGAGATGCTCTCATTTCTGAAGCGTCTCTATATTTAGAAAAACAAAATGTCATAGAACCTCTCTATCACGATGTTTTTCATTATACCGCAAATAATAAACTTTCTTTTGTTAGACTACACCCTTCGGGCGTGGTTGATATGCGGTATGCAAAAAACTTTTAA
- a CDS encoding ABC transporter permease, translating to MFRYIKRRLFFNLISLWVVVTLTFFIIRTIPGDPFNDENGNILSAETLAILKNRYGLDKPLFTQYLIYLKCLLTLDFGESLIYKDRTVIGIITSALPASAILGFESLCLALFGGVALGVLAAFYRRGCGRAIFFSSVIQISVPAFVVGAFLQYVFAIKYSCLPIACWGEFSHTLLPSIALAITPMAFITQLTYASVSATLKKDYVLLAYAKGLSPFKVLIKHILPYALFPIISYSAFLITTLMTGTFSIENLFCIPGLGKWFICSIKQRDYPITLGLSVFYGAFFMLSSLFCDLLQAWIDPQIRYSYGEKRSE from the coding sequence ATGTTCAGGTACATAAAGAGGCGTCTGTTTTTTAATTTGATTTCTTTATGGGTAGTGGTCACCTTAACGTTTTTTATCATTAGAACGATCCCTGGAGACCCTTTTAATGATGAAAACGGAAATATCTTGTCTGCAGAAACCTTGGCAATATTAAAAAACCGCTACGGATTAGACAAGCCTTTATTTACCCAGTACCTCATCTATCTGAAATGTTTGCTAACGCTAGATTTCGGAGAATCTCTTATTTATAAAGATCGTACTGTTATCGGTATTATTACTTCTGCACTTCCAGCTTCCGCTATTCTTGGATTCGAAAGTCTCTGTTTAGCTCTTTTTGGAGGAGTTGCTCTGGGAGTTCTTGCAGCCTTTTACAGAAGAGGTTGCGGTCGCGCGATATTCTTCTCTTCCGTCATTCAAATATCTGTTCCCGCTTTTGTTGTTGGAGCTTTTTTACAGTACGTCTTTGCTATAAAATACTCCTGTCTACCCATAGCATGTTGGGGAGAATTCTCTCACACCCTACTTCCCTCCATCGCCTTAGCAATCACCCCTATGGCGTTCATCACTCAACTCACTTACGCTTCAGTCTCTGCAACTTTAAAAAAAGATTATGTTTTATTGGCTTATGCTAAAGGATTGTCTCCTTTTAAAGTATTAATAAAACATATTTTGCCCTATGCCTTGTTTCCTATCATTTCATACTCCGCATTCCTTATAACGACTTTAATGACAGGCACCTTTTCTATAGAAAATCTTTTCTGTATTCCCGGCCTAGGGAAATGGTTCATTTGTAGCATTAAACAACGCGATTATCCTATAACTTTGGGTCTTTCTGTCTTCTACGGAGCGTTTTTCATGTTATCTTCTCTTTTTTGCGATCTCCTCCAAGCATGGATAGACCCGCAAATTCGTTATTCCTATGGGGAAAAACGCTCCGAATAA
- a CDS encoding DUF1186 domain-containing protein, translating into MTMEISHILEDLVYDNGVLPREAIEAAIVKHNQITPYLLKILEEAIDHVSDIVDDDCYQGHLYAMYLLAQFRETRALPLIIKLFSFEQDIPHAIAGDVLTEDLSRILASVCDDVSLIQELIETPRVNPYVQAAAISSLVTLVGTKKLSREAAIRYFGELLNYRLEKRPSFAWDNLIASICALYPKELFYPISKAFSAGLVDTSFISMEDVETIIHEESIDSCLQEVFASTDLINDTLEEMEKWLERFPFES; encoded by the coding sequence CTGACGATGGAAATCTCCCATATTTTGGAAGACCTCGTTTATGATAACGGTGTTCTTCCTAGAGAAGCTATAGAAGCTGCGATCGTCAAGCACAACCAAATTACTCCCTACCTTCTCAAAATTTTGGAAGAAGCCATTGATCACGTGTCCGACATCGTCGATGATGACTGCTACCAAGGGCATCTTTATGCTATGTATCTTTTAGCTCAATTCAGAGAAACCCGCGCCCTTCCCCTTATTATTAAGTTATTCTCTTTCGAGCAAGACATTCCTCATGCGATTGCTGGAGACGTACTTACAGAAGATCTTTCTCGTATCTTAGCCAGCGTTTGTGATGATGTTTCTCTTATCCAAGAGCTCATCGAAACTCCTCGTGTAAATCCTTATGTGCAAGCTGCCGCCATCTCGAGTTTGGTCACACTTGTTGGCACCAAAAAACTTTCTAGAGAAGCTGCTATTCGTTATTTTGGAGAACTACTCAATTATCGCCTAGAAAAACGCCCTTCTTTTGCTTGGGACAACCTCATAGCCTCCATTTGCGCTCTTTATCCAAAAGAGCTGTTTTATCCCATTAGTAAAGCTTTTTCAGCTGGTTTGGTCGATACATCTTTTATTAGTATGGAAGATGTAGAAACAATTATTCATGAAGAATCTATAGACTCTTGTTTACAGGAAGTGTTTGCCTCCACGGATCTCATCAATGATACATTAGAAGAGATGGAGAAATGGTTAGAAAGATTTCCTTTTGAGTCATAG
- a CDS encoding ABC transporter ATP-binding protein produces MSKTLLKIENLVVSVKGSNQRLVNHLSLTINRRQSLALVGENGSGKTTVSKAVLGFLPDNCCIQSGQIFYSGTDITHLSRKEFQQIRGKKIATIFQNAMGTLTPSMRVGTQIVETLRHHFVLSKEEALARARELLVSVHIESPDRCLQQYPFELSGGMCQRVSIAIALATKPELIIADEPSTALDSISQAQVLRVLKQIHQNNATALLLITHNLALVSELCEEMAIIRHGEIVEQGPVQQLLHAPTHPYTQQLIRAIPKIPSFYNPEPPKIFATTAH; encoded by the coding sequence TTGTCTAAAACTTTATTGAAAATTGAAAATTTAGTTGTCTCGGTAAAAGGATCGAATCAACGACTAGTAAATCATTTATCTCTAACTATCAATCGACGCCAAAGTCTGGCGCTTGTAGGAGAAAACGGTTCTGGGAAGACAACTGTTTCTAAAGCTGTGCTCGGCTTTTTACCAGATAACTGTTGTATTCAGTCGGGACAAATTTTCTATTCCGGAACAGATATTACTCACTTATCCCGAAAAGAATTTCAACAGATCCGAGGAAAAAAAATAGCGACGATTTTCCAAAATGCGATGGGGACCCTTACGCCATCTATGCGTGTAGGAACTCAAATTGTAGAAACTTTACGCCATCATTTTGTTTTATCTAAAGAAGAGGCCTTGGCTAGAGCTCGAGAACTTCTTGTCAGCGTGCATATCGAATCGCCCGATCGCTGTTTACAACAATATCCCTTTGAACTAAGCGGTGGTATGTGCCAACGAGTCAGCATTGCAATAGCTCTGGCAACAAAGCCAGAACTAATTATTGCTGATGAACCCTCAACAGCATTGGATTCTATATCTCAAGCTCAGGTGCTTCGTGTGTTAAAGCAAATTCACCAAAACAATGCTACAGCTTTATTGCTTATCACCCACAATTTAGCTTTAGTATCTGAGCTTTGCGAAGAAATGGCTATTATACGTCATGGAGAAATCGTTGAACAAGGCCCTGTACAGCAACTGTTACACGCTCCAACCCATCCCTATACCCAGCAGTTAATTCGTGCTATTCCTAAAATTCCTAGTTTTTATAATCCCGAGCCTCCAAAAATTTTTGCAACAACAGCCCATTAA